In a single window of the Hydrogenobaculum sp. 3684 genome:
- a CDS encoding efflux RND transporter permease subunit, translating into MRSFVSFAIKNRYAFFIIFGVLSVLGYMLSFKLPEDIFPNVVYPRVVITVNANYEPIQKTLSNITIPMEQGIKSVEGVTDVRSRTGPGLVMLNVYFSPNTNPYRAYQMIMSKISELQMDMGVKASFDVRLMGPSAYSIAGYALVSRELPINKLSNIVRYTIKPALLSIPGVYEVDMVGGTYSTMDVVLNPSVIQKLNIPISVILNDIRSYTQNHFIGEYNQKNFSILVFGIQTPKDEQDILNIPIYYNNQTITLGDIAYVVKGHYPMLSYVNVDGYPSTVIFNIHRTNDANAIKIVTEVDKTLKTLKLPPHAHIVKWFDVTDFISSSIRSVIDAIIIGSLITLVVIALFLNNVRLSLLTAIVIPVSILCSLLFMYIMHGSLNLMSLGGLAASIGALVDHAIVVMENIEKNINKPRPKLESVIDASSEILKPMTLATLTSVSVFAPLFFLSGIIGTFFKELALAVILALLISQFVSMTITPSIAYIAIPKVVKPEPNWLLKLTNIYKKLFLGFYKRKNLSILIVVLLVLTTFGLYKSMKTGFLPEWDEGMFVLDFTGPSGASSQNTYQIVKHIEKIVASIPEVKHYSVRIGASLGQPRNPTNKGDMLITLKDHRTKSIFEVMREIRQKVDAKIHVLKEFDMAQVLRDRLGDITGQHAPFSVVIHGSDPETLVKLGEEIRDKIAKEPIFKEVNLKTLFYGPYYYISLKKDAYSNYGITYDDVVNTLKLHLWGITLTNYLKGQERIFIRAYEPFDPNEETIKDINIYSPKKQMYVPISLVANIRFEKNVPGITRRNLQNVSVVRVKMHHEDLALGIKVLKKVLNNIVMPQGYYYTIEGFYKEQQQSFKEMFIVISFSVLIVLALLIFQFGSLLQALSVIFVLSLSVVGVFLALMITNKPLDVTSFMGMLLVLSVVVNNGILIFDYYNKEIEENVSHKEAMLNACKKRFRPILMTMVADVLGFLPIALAIGRGTEVIQNMAISVMGGLFIGIFLSLLVLPIFYTTLRGIFLRLSRNL; encoded by the coding sequence ATGAGATCCTTTGTAAGCTTTGCTATAAAAAATAGATACGCATTTTTTATAATCTTTGGCGTATTATCTGTACTTGGTTATATGCTATCTTTCAAACTACCAGAAGATATATTTCCAAACGTCGTATATCCAAGGGTAGTTATTACAGTAAATGCCAACTATGAACCTATCCAAAAAACCCTCTCAAATATCACCATACCAATGGAACAAGGGATAAAATCTGTAGAAGGTGTGACAGACGTAAGATCAAGAACTGGACCAGGTCTTGTTATGCTAAACGTATATTTTAGTCCAAATACAAACCCTTATAGAGCTTATCAAATGATTATGTCAAAAATATCAGAACTTCAAATGGATATGGGAGTAAAGGCAAGTTTTGATGTAAGACTTATGGGACCTAGCGCATATTCTATAGCAGGTTATGCTTTAGTATCAAGAGAACTACCTATAAACAAACTTAGCAACATAGTAAGGTATACAATAAAACCAGCCCTTTTGTCTATACCGGGCGTTTATGAAGTGGATATGGTCGGTGGAACTTATAGCACTATGGACGTAGTTTTAAATCCTTCTGTTATACAGAAATTAAATATACCTATAAGCGTAATCTTAAACGATATAAGAAGCTACACCCAAAATCACTTTATAGGTGAATACAATCAGAAAAACTTTTCTATCTTAGTGTTTGGTATTCAAACTCCAAAAGATGAACAAGATATATTAAACATTCCAATATACTACAACAACCAGACTATAACCCTTGGTGATATTGCCTATGTGGTAAAAGGTCATTATCCTATGCTTTCTTACGTTAACGTAGATGGATATCCTTCCACAGTTATATTTAACATACATAGGACCAACGATGCCAACGCTATAAAAATTGTAACTGAAGTGGATAAAACCCTCAAAACCTTGAAACTACCACCCCATGCTCATATTGTAAAATGGTTTGATGTTACAGATTTTATAAGCTCTTCTATAAGAAGCGTTATAGATGCCATCATAATAGGATCATTGATCACGCTTGTGGTCATAGCTCTTTTTCTAAACAACGTCAGGCTTTCCCTTCTAACAGCTATAGTTATACCAGTAAGCATCTTATGTTCGTTGCTTTTTATGTATATAATGCATGGGAGCTTAAACCTTATGAGCCTTGGTGGTTTGGCGGCGTCTATAGGAGCACTAGTAGATCACGCTATCGTGGTAATGGAAAACATAGAGAAAAATATAAACAAACCAAGACCAAAGCTTGAATCTGTAATAGATGCATCTTCTGAAATCCTAAAACCCATGACACTTGCAACGCTTACATCTGTTAGCGTATTTGCCCCTCTTTTTTTCTTATCTGGTATCATTGGTACATTCTTTAAGGAGTTAGCTTTGGCTGTTATTTTGGCACTCTTGATATCTCAGTTTGTTTCTATGACGATAACCCCTTCCATAGCTTACATAGCTATACCAAAAGTCGTAAAACCAGAACCTAACTGGCTTTTAAAACTTACAAATATATATAAAAAACTTTTTCTTGGCTTTTACAAAAGAAAAAATTTAAGCATTTTAATAGTGGTTTTGTTGGTTTTAACAACATTTGGTCTTTATAAAAGCATGAAAACCGGATTTTTACCAGAATGGGATGAGGGTATGTTTGTGCTTGATTTCACAGGACCCTCCGGTGCATCTTCTCAAAACACATACCAGATAGTAAAACACATAGAAAAGATAGTGGCGTCTATACCAGAGGTAAAGCACTATTCGGTAAGAATAGGTGCATCTTTAGGCCAACCAAGAAACCCCACCAACAAGGGAGATATGCTTATTACCTTAAAAGACCACAGGACAAAATCTATTTTTGAAGTAATGAGAGAAATAAGACAAAAAGTAGATGCAAAAATACATGTTTTGAAAGAGTTTGATATGGCCCAAGTTTTAAGAGATAGACTTGGCGATATCACAGGCCAGCATGCTCCTTTTTCTGTAGTAATACATGGATCAGATCCAGAAACCCTTGTAAAACTTGGAGAAGAGATAAGAGATAAAATAGCCAAAGAACCTATCTTCAAAGAGGTAAATTTAAAAACGCTATTTTACGGGCCTTATTATTATATCTCCTTGAAAAAAGACGCTTACTCCAACTATGGCATAACTTACGATGACGTGGTAAATACATTAAAGCTTCATCTTTGGGGCATAACACTTACAAACTATCTAAAAGGTCAAGAAAGGATATTTATAAGAGCTTACGAACCTTTTGATCCAAACGAAGAAACCATAAAAGATATAAACATCTACTCTCCAAAAAAACAAATGTATGTACCAATTTCTTTGGTAGCAAATATAAGATTTGAAAAAAATGTACCAGGTATTACAAGAAGAAACCTTCAAAATGTATCTGTGGTCAGAGTGAAAATGCACCATGAGGATTTAGCTCTTGGAATAAAAGTTTTAAAGAAAGTGCTTAATAATATTGTTATGCCACAAGGATATTATTACACCATAGAAGGTTTTTACAAAGAACAGCAACAGTCTTTTAAAGAGATGTTTATAGTGATATCTTTTTCTGTACTGATAGTTTTGGCGCTTTTAATATTTCAATTTGGCTCACTCTTACAAGCTTTATCGGTTATTTTTGTGCTATCGTTGTCTGTGGTGGGGGTTTTTTTAGCCCTGATGATAACCAATAAGCCCTTAGACGTTACATCGTTTATGGGTATGCTTTTGGTTTTAAGCGTTGTTGTGAACAACGGTATCTTGATATTTGATTATTACAACAAAGAGATAGAAGAAAATGTATCCCATAAAGAAGCCATGCTAAACGCTTGTAAAAAACGCTTTAGACCTATACTTATGACAATGGTAGCAGATGTACTTGGGTTTTTACCTATAGCTTTGGCTATTGGAAGAGGAACAGAAGTAATACAAAATATGGCAATATCTGTTATGGGTGGGCTTTTTATAGGTATATTTCTTTCGCTTCTTGTACTTCCAATCTTTTACACTACGTTAAGGGGTATATTCCTTAGACTTTCAAGAAATCTATGA
- a CDS encoding 50S ribosomal protein L11 methyltransferase, producing the protein MEYQIFIYEIDKELLENLLVEEAFGFEILEKKENIWKISTDKKIDGLEPIETKKINYDEFEFGEIEPIKEDIFVIIPSYAIPIRIKKGMAFGTGLHESTQIMLSLMKDFISKYDSVLDVGCGSGILTIASKYLTNSYVKGIDIDPIAIKEAIENAKNNNIKAIHFEVSTPLDILKRSSLDQKTKKEYIKDEFFYDYFIGVYDIVLANLEMHIFEKELPNIAKLFKKYLIISGIYKDEDNLIKYMLKNLNLKILKQTTKNDWHGFVVERCF; encoded by the coding sequence ATGGAATATCAAATTTTTATATACGAAATAGATAAAGAGCTTTTAGAGAATTTACTTGTAGAGGAGGCTTTTGGTTTTGAGATTTTAGAAAAAAAAGAAAATATATGGAAAATATCCACAGACAAAAAGATAGATGGTTTAGAACCAATAGAGACAAAAAAGATAAACTACGATGAATTCGAATTTGGTGAGATAGAACCTATAAAAGAAGATATTTTTGTAATAATACCATCTTACGCCATACCAATAAGAATTAAAAAAGGTATGGCCTTTGGAACAGGACTTCACGAGAGCACACAGATTATGCTTTCTTTGATGAAAGATTTTATAAGCAAATACGACAGTGTGTTGGACGTAGGATGTGGAAGCGGTATACTTACAATTGCAAGCAAATATCTTACAAACTCTTATGTAAAAGGCATAGATATAGATCCTATAGCTATAAAAGAAGCTATAGAAAATGCAAAAAACAACAATATAAAAGCTATTCATTTTGAAGTATCCACACCTTTAGATATTCTAAAAAGAAGCTCTTTAGACCAAAAGACAAAGAAAGAATACATAAAAGATGAGTTTTTCTACGATTATTTTATTGGAGTTTATGATATAGTTTTAGCCAACTTAGAAATGCATATTTTTGAAAAAGAGCTTCCAAACATCGCAAAGCTATTTAAAAAATATCTTATAATATCAGGCATATACAAAGATGAGGATAATCTTATTAAATATATGCTAAAAAATCTTAATCTTAAAATCCTAAAACAAACTACAAAAAACGATTGGCATGGATTTGTGGTAGAACGATGTTTTTAA
- a CDS encoding AAA family ATPase, whose product MIKSIKIESYLLLKSQYIEFKEGLNVITGESGAGKSMLMDAIKFCLGLLASSSDNASVEIEINEDIVRRETKAGKSKFYINGITSNQRTVLETFGQSVMFQAQSSQSKIFKKHHQLEILDKDKDIQRKKKEFVEYFDALKQKEELLKDLLFQKESLEKEIEKNKELIESLEALNLEKDTYNDIKLKAEELQHAEKINTYIQNVLNALEYSDHSAISKINYSISQINQALSYKEDLQKAIDKLNALKDQLLETVSFIASYKVYVDVELIDKLNETIFNVQSLERKYKMPFEKMFEVKKSYKENISSLKALKENIEHLFREIEYLKKDTLEKANELSNLRKAKAKEISTLVNNVLKLLNLKEAYFDIDIKPKELSRNGIDDITFLFSSYSKEHMKELAEVASWGETSRIVLAISSVLGDYETYVYDEIDAGTSGEASISIAKLLKDISKNAQIICISHTPALAAASSNHILVKRQSNDIQIKSLTKEERIEELSRLMGIVNEDTKKGAKKLIEQFS is encoded by the coding sequence ATGATTAAGAGTATCAAGATAGAGTCTTACCTTCTTTTAAAATCCCAATACATAGAGTTTAAAGAAGGTTTAAATGTTATCACCGGTGAGTCTGGGGCTGGTAAATCAATGCTCATGGATGCTATTAAGTTTTGTCTTGGGCTTTTAGCATCGTCTTCTGACAATGCCTCTGTAGAAATAGAAATAAACGAGGATATAGTAAGAAGAGAAACAAAGGCAGGAAAATCTAAGTTTTACATAAATGGAATTACATCAAACCAAAGAACAGTTTTAGAAACCTTTGGACAAAGCGTTATGTTCCAAGCTCAATCTTCTCAATCAAAGATTTTTAAAAAACATCATCAATTAGAGATACTAGACAAGGATAAAGATATTCAAAGGAAAAAGAAAGAGTTTGTAGAATATTTTGATGCTTTAAAACAAAAAGAAGAGCTCTTAAAAGATTTACTTTTCCAAAAAGAATCTTTGGAAAAAGAGATAGAGAAAAACAAAGAACTTATAGAGTCATTAGAAGCCTTAAACTTAGAAAAGGATACTTACAACGATATAAAGTTAAAAGCAGAAGAATTACAGCATGCAGAAAAGATAAATACCTATATTCAAAATGTGCTAAACGCCTTAGAATACAGTGACCATAGTGCAATCTCTAAGATAAACTACTCAATATCCCAAATAAACCAAGCTCTTTCTTATAAAGAAGACTTACAAAAGGCTATAGATAAGCTAAATGCTTTGAAAGATCAACTCTTAGAAACAGTATCTTTTATAGCTTCTTACAAAGTATACGTTGATGTGGAGTTAATAGATAAGTTAAACGAAACTATATTCAACGTACAATCCTTAGAGAGAAAATACAAAATGCCTTTTGAAAAAATGTTTGAGGTAAAAAAATCTTACAAAGAAAATATATCTTCCCTAAAAGCTTTAAAAGAAAACATAGAGCACCTGTTTAGAGAAATAGAGTATCTTAAAAAAGATACGTTAGAAAAAGCCAATGAGCTATCTAATTTAAGAAAAGCAAAGGCTAAAGAGATAAGTACTTTAGTAAACAACGTTTTAAAGCTTTTAAACTTAAAGGAAGCTTATTTTGATATAGATATAAAACCAAAGGAGTTATCAAGAAATGGCATAGACGATATAACGTTTTTATTTTCTTCTTATTCAAAAGAACACATGAAAGAACTAGCTGAAGTAGCCTCTTGGGGAGAGACATCAAGGATAGTTTTAGCTATATCATCAGTGCTTGGAGATTATGAAACCTACGTATATGACGAAATAGACGCTGGCACCAGTGGGGAGGCTTCTATATCTATTGCAAAACTTCTTAAAGACATATCAAAAAACGCTCAAATAATTTGCATAAGCCATACTCCAGCCCTAGCCGCCGCTTCTTCTAACCACATATTGGTAAAAAGACAATCAAACGACATACAAATAAAAAGTCTCACCAAAGAAGAAAGGATAGAAGAGCTTTCAAGGCTTATGGGTATTGTAAACGAAGATACAAAAAAAGGTGCAAAAAAGCTAATAGAACAATTCTCCTAA
- the accC gene encoding acetyl-CoA carboxylase biotin carboxylase subunit, with amino-acid sequence MIKKVLIANRGEVAVRIIRACKELDIKTVAIYSEADINSLHIKKADEAYLIPMDPIKAYLDYNKIISIAKQSGADAIHPGYGFLSENHEFAQACIDAGLIFIGPTPEQIETFGDKVKAKKIMKNLGIPVVPGSDEPITKLEDAYDMAECIGYPIILKAAYGGGGRGMRVVYKKEDLKQSFESARKESLAFFGKGDIFIEKYIQRPKHIEVQILADKYGNVVHLGERDCSIQRRHQKIIEITPSPKLDKNVRNKMLGMSVRAMMKYGYESAGTIEFILDQTTNEFYFIEMNTRLQVEHTITEMVTGIDIVEQMIRIANGEPLSFVQNDISFRGCAIQFRINAEDPKRNFAPSPGQVTAYHSPGGIGVRMDSAIYKDYIIPPYYDSLVSKLCVWALDWERAVARAKRALDEFIIRGIPTNLQLHREIIRDEDFIRGDFDTSFLDNRLSQYDYKIEGEKPKDVLALAISAALASYYGL; translated from the coding sequence ATGATTAAAAAAGTACTTATAGCAAACAGAGGAGAAGTAGCTGTACGTATCATAAGAGCCTGCAAAGAGCTTGACATTAAAACTGTGGCTATATATTCTGAAGCTGATATAAATTCTTTACATATAAAAAAGGCTGATGAGGCATATCTTATTCCCATGGATCCTATAAAAGCTTACCTTGATTACAACAAGATAATAAGCATAGCAAAACAATCAGGTGCTGACGCTATACATCCAGGTTATGGATTTTTATCTGAAAATCATGAATTTGCCCAAGCCTGTATAGACGCCGGTCTTATCTTTATAGGTCCTACACCAGAACAGATAGAAACCTTTGGGGATAAGGTAAAAGCAAAAAAAATTATGAAAAACTTAGGTATACCTGTAGTCCCCGGAAGCGATGAACCCATTACAAAATTAGAGGATGCTTACGATATGGCTGAATGTATAGGATATCCCATCATACTAAAAGCTGCATACGGTGGTGGTGGTAGGGGAATGAGAGTTGTTTATAAAAAAGAAGATCTAAAACAAAGCTTTGAATCTGCCAGAAAAGAGTCTTTGGCTTTTTTTGGAAAAGGAGATATTTTTATAGAAAAATATATTCAAAGACCAAAGCACATAGAGGTCCAAATTTTAGCAGACAAGTATGGAAACGTTGTGCATCTTGGTGAAAGGGATTGTTCTATACAAAGACGCCATCAAAAAATAATAGAGATAACACCATCTCCAAAACTTGATAAAAACGTAAGAAACAAGATGCTTGGTATGTCGGTAAGAGCTATGATGAAATATGGATATGAAAGTGCTGGCACCATAGAGTTTATACTAGATCAAACCACCAATGAGTTTTATTTTATAGAGATGAACACAAGACTTCAAGTAGAACACACCATAACGGAGATGGTTACAGGCATAGATATTGTAGAGCAGATGATAAGAATTGCAAACGGAGAACCGCTTAGTTTTGTACAAAACGATATCTCTTTTAGGGGCTGCGCTATACAGTTTAGGATAAACGCCGAAGACCCAAAAAGAAACTTTGCACCATCCCCAGGGCAGGTTACCGCCTATCACTCACCTGGTGGTATAGGAGTAAGGATGGATTCTGCTATTTACAAAGATTATATAATACCACCTTACTACGATTCTTTGGTAAGTAAACTCTGCGTATGGGCTCTTGATTGGGAAAGAGCTGTGGCAAGAGCTAAAAGAGCTTTAGACGAATTTATTATAAGGGGTATACCAACAAATTTACAGCTTCATAGAGAAATAATAAGAGATGAAGATTTTATAAGAGGTGATTTTGATACAAGCTTCCTTGATAATAGGTTAAGTCAATACGATTATAAAATAGAAGGCGAAAAACCAAAAGATGTATTAGCTTTAGCTATATCAGCAGCATTGGCAAGTTATTATGGCTTATGA
- the proC gene encoding pyrroline-5-carboxylate reductase: MRIGIIGYGNMGRAFALGLKDHYDIIVFDKDTSKKELALQDGIGFSNSIEFLLDSVDLIILSIKPQDLASLKELNFNGKSLVSMLAGTSVSRLKEHIKDAYITRIMPNLAVIYKKGVIGFYSEDAKKEVIKSMLEHLGKVYELEEKYFDAFTAIGGSGPAFVASIVEAMRLSGIYMGLNKDVSYDLAMATIEGTLELLKAYNEEELILKVSSPAGTTIEGIYNIEKTGLKGILMETFIRAYQKSKSL, translated from the coding sequence ATGAGAATAGGTATAATAGGCTACGGCAATATGGGTAGGGCGTTTGCCCTTGGTCTAAAAGACCACTACGATATTATAGTCTTTGACAAAGACACATCAAAAAAAGAATTGGCTCTACAAGACGGGATTGGTTTTTCAAATTCTATTGAGTTTTTGTTAGACAGTGTAGATTTAATTATCTTATCTATAAAACCCCAAGACTTAGCATCTTTGAAGGAGCTAAATTTTAACGGTAAATCATTGGTAAGCATGCTTGCTGGGACAAGTGTTTCAAGATTGAAAGAACATATAAAAGATGCTTATATCACAAGAATTATGCCAAATTTAGCTGTAATTTATAAAAAGGGTGTAATAGGGTTTTATAGTGAAGATGCTAAAAAAGAAGTTATAAAAAGCATGTTGGAGCATCTTGGAAAAGTTTATGAACTTGAAGAAAAATACTTTGATGCTTTTACGGCTATTGGTGGTTCGGGACCAGCCTTTGTTGCAAGTATTGTAGAAGCCATGAGACTTTCTGGTATCTACATGGGTTTAAACAAAGACGTGTCTTATGACTTAGCTATGGCTACCATAGAAGGGACTTTAGAACTTTTAAAAGCTTACAATGAAGAAGAACTCATTTTAAAGGTTAGCTCACCGGCAGGTACTACGATAGAGGGCATATACAACATAGAGAAAACAGGGCTTAAAGGTATATTAATGGAAACTTTTATAAGAGCTTATCAAAAATCCAAGAGCTTATGA
- a CDS encoding biotin/lipoyl-binding protein yields the protein MKFYVFGLLVLTLSLFSCEKPKTKQTSKGIKSPNIALCKVVYGAYQVKTPIYGEVQNQAATYVSSPIGGILKSVYVKNGDFVKKGQVIAKLDTKVFQDKALSIAQDIEASKKKLKYYMSRYERAKKLYKLGSMSYQEYSQIKTDLALAKGELDKNIYLKKSLEDEASYGIIKAPFDGIVSNVVPSGSNVNPGSPIAFISAKKLYGEFFIPFNMKISHTDKILFENKLYPINAFQDDKSRLAVILPISSYENPGNSLKAFIVKTIQGQRIPSKALVLYNNRPSVFIKQGDKVKNIPVKILGNMGQYYVVSGVIGGSVVCKGAKLLKDGEKVK from the coding sequence ATGAAATTTTACGTTTTTGGGCTTTTAGTATTGACGTTGTCTTTATTTTCTTGTGAAAAGCCAAAAACTAAACAAACAAGCAAAGGGATAAAATCACCAAATATAGCTTTATGCAAAGTAGTTTACGGAGCTTACCAAGTAAAAACACCAATATACGGAGAAGTACAAAACCAAGCCGCCACTTATGTAAGTTCACCCATTGGAGGGATATTAAAATCTGTTTACGTTAAAAATGGAGACTTTGTAAAAAAAGGACAGGTTATAGCAAAGCTCGATACAAAAGTTTTTCAAGATAAAGCCCTATCAATAGCCCAAGATATAGAGGCTTCTAAGAAAAAACTAAAATATTACATGTCTCGCTATGAGAGGGCGAAAAAACTATATAAGCTTGGTTCTATGTCTTATCAAGAGTATTCTCAGATAAAAACGGATTTGGCTTTGGCTAAAGGAGAGCTTGATAAAAACATATATCTTAAAAAATCTTTAGAAGATGAAGCATCTTATGGAATTATAAAAGCTCCTTTTGACGGAATTGTTTCAAATGTAGTTCCAAGCGGTAGCAATGTAAATCCAGGATCTCCGATCGCTTTTATAAGCGCCAAAAAGCTTTATGGGGAGTTTTTTATACCTTTTAATATGAAAATCTCACATACAGATAAGATTTTGTTTGAGAATAAGTTATATCCTATAAACGCCTTTCAAGACGATAAATCGAGGTTAGCCGTAATATTACCCATATCTTCTTATGAAAATCCAGGAAACAGTTTAAAAGCTTTTATTGTAAAAACAATACAAGGTCAAAGAATACCTTCAAAAGCTTTAGTACTTTACAACAACAGGCCAAGCGTTTTTATAAAGCAAGGTGATAAAGTAAAAAATATACCTGTAAAAATACTAGGCAATATGGGGCAATACTATGTGGTTTCTGGAGTAATAGGGGGTAGTGTAGTTTGTAAAGGTGCTAAGCTTCTAAAAGATGGCGAAAAGGTTAAATGA